One window of the Salvia splendens isolate huo1 chromosome 1, SspV2, whole genome shotgun sequence genome contains the following:
- the LOC121802992 gene encoding uncharacterized protein LOC121802992, whose product MAALGMSNIDLECGCAISDEEASSVCFSDAVKGSCNSQFASNYDDCSSACGSEDEDLGQRKNVERDCRICHLSLVSSSPSSGIAIELGCSCKDDLAAAHRQCAETWFKIKGNKTCEICNSVARNVVGYNDMEAVEQVNESNADAAASSGSAPSTVQTRTCLNGHRFLNFLLACMVFAFVISWLFHFNIPS is encoded by the exons ATGGCCGCTTTAGGAATGTCCAACATAGATTTAGAATGCGGCTGCGCCATCAGCGACGAAGAGGCCAGCAGCGTCTGTTTCTCCGACGCCGTCAAGGGTTCCTGCAATTCGCAGTTTGCCTCTAATTACGATGATTGCAGCTCCGCCTGTGGCTCGGAAGATGAGGATTTGGGGCAGAGGAAGAATgttgagagagattgccggatTTGTCATTTGAGTTTGGTGAGCAGCAGCCCTAGCTCTGGGATTGCCATTGAGTTGGGGTGTTCCTGTAAGGATGATTTGGCAGCTGCTCACAGACAATGTGCTGAAACATGGTTCAAAATCAAAGGAAACAA GACTTGCGAAATTTGCAACTCAGTGGCGCGCAATGTTGTCGGCTATAATGATATGGAGGCTGTTGAACAGGTAAATGAGAGCAATGCAGATGCTGCAGCATCTTCAGGGTCCGCCCCTTCCACTGTACAGACTCGAACTTGCTTAAATGGTCATCGCTTCTTAAATTTTCTTCTGGCTTGCATGGTGTTTGCTTTCGTCATTTCTTGGCTTTTCCACTTCAACATCCCATCGTAA
- the LOC121798347 gene encoding uncharacterized protein LOC121798347 isoform X1 codes for MASATKISLIIFFASSLLIQGILGELICENLPTNLCAFAIATSGKRCVLENYRNEEGSVEYTCKTSEVVVERMSGYIETDQCVKACGVDRGFVGISSDAFLAPEFTASLCSPSCYQNCPNIVDLYFNLAAGEGVFLPALCEKQKTNPHRAMLEILSNGGAVGGAAPGPMAADYVVDAPAPAPEYF; via the exons ATGGCGTCTGCAACGAAAATCTCATTGATTATCTTCTTCGCTTCATCTCTCCTTATACAAGGAATATTAG GAGAGCTGATCTGCGAGAATTTGCCGACGAATTTGTGCGCATTCGCGATTGCGACGTCGGGGAAGAGGTGCGTGTTGGAGAACTACCGGAACGAGGAGGGGAGTGTAGAGTACACGTGTAAGACgtcggaggtggtggtggagagaATGTCCGGATACATCGAGACTGATCAGTGCGTCAAGGCATGCGGCGTCGACCGTGGATTCGTCGGAATCTCATCGGATGCATTCCTTGCGCCGGAGTTCACCGCCAGCCTCTGCTCCCCGTCTTGTTACCAGAATTGCCCTAACATTGTCGACCTCTATTTCAACCTCGCTGCCGGTGAAG GAGTATTTTTGCCTGCTCTTTGCGAGAAGCAGAAGACGAATCCCCATCGGGCGATGTTGGAGATCTTGAGCAACGGTGGTGCAGTAGGTGGCGCGGCCCCTGGTCCGATGGCTGCAGATTACGTGGTCGATGCTCCTGCTCCCGCTCCAGAATATTTCTAA
- the LOC121798347 gene encoding uncharacterized protein LOC121798347 isoform X2, protein MASATKISLIIFFASSLLIQGILGELICENLPTNLCAFAIATSGKRCVLENYRNEEGSVEYTCKTSEVVVERMSGYIETDQCVKACGVDRGFVGISSDAFLAPEFTASLCSPSCYQNCPNIVDLYFNLAAGEGVYSGQGATNSSA, encoded by the exons ATGGCGTCTGCAACGAAAATCTCATTGATTATCTTCTTCGCTTCATCTCTCCTTATACAAGGAATATTAG GAGAGCTGATCTGCGAGAATTTGCCGACGAATTTGTGCGCATTCGCGATTGCGACGTCGGGGAAGAGGTGCGTGTTGGAGAACTACCGGAACGAGGAGGGGAGTGTAGAGTACACGTGTAAGACgtcggaggtggtggtggagagaATGTCCGGATACATCGAGACTGATCAGTGCGTCAAGGCATGCGGCGTCGACCGTGGATTCGTCGGAATCTCATCGGATGCATTCCTTGCGCCGGAGTTCACCGCCAGCCTCTGCTCCCCGTCTTGTTACCAGAATTGCCCTAACATTGTCGACCTCTATTTCAACCTCGCTGCCGGTGAAG GCGTGTATTCTGGACAGGGGGCGACTAATTCTTCAGCTTAG